In Nitrospirota bacterium, the DNA window ACCTCCAGCCACTCCGACAGGGCGTTGACCACACTGACGCCCACCCCGTGCAGGCCGCCCGATATCTTGTAGGCCGTGGCCTCGAACTTCCCCCCGGCGTGCAGCTCCGTCAGGACTATCTCGGCCGCGCTGCGCCCCTTGGGGTCCCCGGGGTGCGGCCCCGTGGGTATGCCCCGGCCGTTGTCCTCCACCGTGACCGAGCCGTCCGGGTGCAGGATGACCTCTATCCGGTCGCAGTAGCCCGCCAGGGCCTCGTCCACCGAGTTGTCCACGACCTCGTAGAGCAGGTGGTGCAGGCCGTCCACCGAGGTGGACCCTATGTACATGGCGGGGCGCTTCCGCACCGCGGAGAGGCCCTTCAGTATCTTGATGGATTCGGCGCCGTAGATGCTCTCCTTGGTCGTCGGGTTCTTCTTCATGTCCTCCTCGAAGTTCTTCACGGGAAGCCCTTTCATGACGCCCGGACCCTGCCGCGCCATCCCTCAGAAAAGGGGGCGCGCCCTCCGGGGACCGGGCGGGTTTAGATAACTATTTATTATACCCTATCCGGGCCTCAGATAGCCACCCCTGAAGGGGCAAAAGATGTTGAATTTACGGGGAAAACGGCCAGCCCGGGGAAAAGCCGCGGGCCGGGCCCGTAACCCCCGGGACGGGGGATGAGGGCAGGGGCGGAGAGCCCCCGGAAAAGAGGCCGCCCTGCTTCGCGTGAGGCAGGGCGGCAGCCGGATGATGGGGGGCTTTACTTCCCGTACCGGGAGTCGATGGTCTTCTTTATCTGGTCCATGGACTTTCCGTCATCCGCTAGTTTGGAGGCCAACAAGGCCTCTTCCTGGCAGATGCCTCACGTGGAGGCGTGGTTGTCCACGAAACAGCTGAGAAGGCTCTTGTGGTAGAAGGGCGGCTGGTCGCAGTAGCAGTAGCAGTAGACCCCGTCGAGGACCTCCCTGTGGCTCTGGGCCACGGTGTAGGCTGCCCGGGCAGCGCCCACGTAATAGGTGGGATTGACCACGGGCCGGGTCTCGCCCCCTTGTACCGAAAAAGACCGTCCCTGCGCCGAGCCGTTGGTGGGGAAGACCCCCCCGAAGGCCAGCACCAGGACAAGGGCCGCCAGCGCGGCCACGCCCCAGAGAATCCGGCCCGTGCTTTTCTTGCGGGCCTGCCGGGCCTGGGCGGCCTTCTTCCGTTTTGCGTTACCTTTCCCCATGCGTCCCCCTTTCTAAGAGTTGCTATATTTTACCTTTGGAAGTGTGAAGGAAAGATGAAGACGGGCGGCCCGAGCCGGGCCCGCACTGAGGGTGCGGCCCTGCCGGGGAGTGATATAATTTCTCCATGGGGCAAGGCAGGCATCGCACGAAGGGGTTTTTTCTGGCCCTCATGATGGCCGCGCTAACCGTGCTGGGGTGCGCGCCCCTCCGGAGCGGCCTCACCTACGCCCCGCGGATGTCGCCGGAGAAGCTCAGGGCGTCCCTCGGCGAGGAGAACCTCCCTCGGCGAGGAGGGCCTGGTGGTCCTGGACGTGCGCGACCCCAGGCAGTGGCAAAAGAGCGAATACAAGATAAAGGGCGCGGTGCGGGAAGACCCCGGAGAGGTGGCCTCATGGGCCGGGAAGTACTCCCCCGGGGAGACCCTGGTCCTGTACTGTGATTGACCGAACGAGCGGACCAGCGCCCGTGCGGCGCGCGAGCTGAGGCAGATGGGCTTCACCCACGCCTACGCCCTGGACGGGGGCTGGCAGGCATGGCTCACGCGGGGGTATCCGGTGGAGAAAAAGTAGGGGGTGCCGCGGGTGCCATACCTTATTTCGATAATAATACCCTGCTGCAATTCGGAGCGTTTTCTCGAAAGAACCCTGAACAGCGTTCTCAAGCAGGATTATCCCCCG includes these proteins:
- a CDS encoding CYCYC family (seleno)protein, with product MGKGNAKRKKAAQARQARKKSTGRILWGVAALAALVLVLAFGGVFPTNGSAQGRSFSVQGGETRPVVNPTYYVGAARAAYTVAQSHREVLDGVYCYCYCDQPPFYHKSLLSCFVDNHAST